The Mya arenaria isolate MELC-2E11 chromosome 16, ASM2691426v1 genome includes a window with the following:
- the LOC128221982 gene encoding zinc finger protein 239-like — protein sequence MDSYTTEKTFTLEVCGVDLSQKSEIKHHPIRHTVEETYTCEICDAVFSQKSNLLTHMVTHTKQKPYKCEICDATFARKWNLKAHIKIHTGEKPYKCELCDAAFCQKKELQTHVRKHTGEKPYQCGFCEAAFSHRTTLLHHIRIHKGEKPYKCEICDAAFSQKSGLHSHLRIHTGEKPYKCEICNAAFSLKHHLQRHIRIHTGEKPYECGICEGAFSHRSTLLEHIRIHKGEKPYKCEICDAAFSQKSGLHSHLRIHTGEKPYKCEFCDAAFTQKSGLQPHVRKHTGEKPYKCELCDAAFSQNRGLQVHIRKHIGEKPYKCGICDADFSRKYQLQTHMILHTRSHTSTNKCDTDDFMLSM from the coding sequence ATGGATTCATACACAACAGAAAAAACATTCACGTTGGAAGTCTGTGGTGTTGATTTGTCTCAGAAATCAGAAATAAAGCATCACCCGATAAGGCATACTGTAGAGGAGACTTACACGTGTGAGATTTGTGATGctgttttttcacaaaaaagtaatttacttACCCATATGGTAACACACACAAAACAGAAGCCCTACAAGTGCGAGATATGTGATGCTACCTTTGCACGGAAGTGGAATTTAAAAGCACATATAAAAATCCACACAGGAgaaaagccatacaagtgtgagttatgtgatgctgctttttgTCAGAAAAAGGAATTACAAACACATGTAAGAAAACACACTGGAGAGAAGCCTTACCAATGTGGGTTTTGTGAAGCTGCTTTCTCTCATCGAACTACTTTACTTCATCATATAAGAATACATaaaggagagaagccatacaagtgtgagatatgtgatgctgctttctcccAGAAAAGTGGGTTACATTCACATTTAAGAATACACActggagagaagccatacaagtgtgagatatgtaaTGCTGCTTTCTCTCTGAAGCATCATTTACAAAGACATATAAGAATACACACGGGAGAAAAGCCATATGAATGTGGTATATGTGAAGGTGCGTTCTCTCATCGAAGTACTTTACTTGAACATATTAGAATACACAAAGGAGAGAAGCCATAtaagtgtgagatatgtgatgctgctttctcccAGAAAAGTGGGTTACATTCACATTTAAGAATACACActggagagaagccatacaaatGTGAGTTTTGTGATGCTGCTTTCACACAGAAGAGTGGGTTACAGCCACATGTAAGAAAGCACACAGgcgagaagccatacaagtgtgagttATGCGATGCTGCTTTTTCCCAGAACAGAGGGTTACAGGTACATATAAGAAAACACATAGGAGAGAAGCCATATAAGTGTGGGATATGTGATGCTGACTTTTCTCGGAAATATCAGTTACAAACACATATGATATTACACACAAGAAGCCATACAAGTACTAACAAATGCGATACAGATGATTTTATGCTAAGCATGTAA